GTGAAGGCACGCGGCGACCCTCACTCCCTTAAGCGGCTTTTCCTTCTTGAATCTTTCCTCTATCTGCTTTAGAACGGGCATTTCCTGTGCGGCCCATTCGCTTCTCAGTTTTCCCTGGCGGGCAAGCTTTAAGTCTTTTACGTGGTAATCCATTTTTTCCTCCGTTGCTTTTTCGCGGTCAGAAGCCCCGAGCGCGTTTCGGCTCAGGCGTTCTCCAGGGCTTTTTTAAGCTCCGCGACTCTGTCTGTCTTCTCCCATGAGAAAGTTTCTTCGTTTCTCCCGAAATGGCCATAGGAAGCGGTTTTCCTGTAGATGGGTCTTCTTAGTCCGAGATGCGATATTATTCCCTCGGGAGTGAAGTCGAAAATCTCCCTTACTGCTTCTGAGATCTTCTCTTCCGCCACGGCAGCCGTGCCGAAGGTGTCGATCATCACCGAAACCGGTTCCGCGACTCCGATGGCGTAGGCAATCTGCACCTCGCAGCGTGAGGCCAGGGAGGCCGCGACTATGTTCTTTGCCACGTACCTTGCCATATAGGTTGCGCTCCTGTCGACCTTTGAGGGGTCTTTTCCAGAAAACGCCCCGCCGCCGTGTCTTGACCATCCGCCGTAGGTGTCGACTATGATTTTTCTTCCCGTAAGGCCCGTGTCTCCCATGGGTCCCCCGGTTACGAAGTTCCCCGTAGGGTTTATATGAATTTTCGTGCTCTCGGAAACAAGAGTTCCAATGCAGGGATTTATTACGTTCTCCCTGATTCCCTCCATTAGGTCACCGCGCGAGACTTCCTTTGAGTGCTGCGATGATATGACTACCGCGTCCACTCCGACCGGTTTCCCGTCCTCATACCTGAAGGTGACCTGGCTTTTTCCGTCTGGCCTCAGAAACGGCAGGGTGCCGTCTTTTCTTACCTCGGAGAGGCGCTTTGCCAGATTATGGGCATAGAGTATGGGGGAGGGCATGAATTCCGGGGTCTCATCGCACGCGTAGCCGAACATGAGCCCCTGGTCGCCGGCTCCTTTCTTGTCGACTCCAAGCGCTATGTCCGGGGACTGCCTGTCGATCGTTAGGAGGACCGAACAGGTATCCGCGTCAAATCCCATCGCGCTGTCCGTATAGCCGATCTCTCTTATCGTGTCCCTTGCTATCTGCCGTATGTCGACTTGGGCTTTTGTCGTTATCTCGGCGGAGATCACCACGAGGCCGGTTGTGATCAGTGTTTCGCACCCGACCCTGCTGCCTGGATCCTGCTCGATCATGGCGTCTAGTATCGCGTCTGATATCTGATCCGCAATCTTGTCAGGATGGCCTTCCGTTACGGATTCCGAGGTGAATATAAAGTTTTTAGGGGACATTAGGCGACCTCAAAAGTGCAAGTAATATAATTATTCTGGTTTTCCTGTCAAACGGGCCGTTGCTTTGCCGCTGCGGGTTCCTTGGTGGTGTGTTGCTCCCGCCGGTTTTTCAACTGAACAGGGTGCTTGAACTGGTATTATGGTTGCCTGATCCATGTGGAGGCGCGTGGGTTTTTGCCGTTGTTCGGGTAAAATACAAAAAAATCCCACTTGCACCCTGCGGAGAAAATGAAATGAAGAAACTCCTGGCTCCTTCAATACTCTCGTGCGACTATCTTCGCCTCGAAGACGAGGTGACCGCCGTTTGCGAGGCGGGCGCCGATCTTATACACGTGGACGTGATGGACGGGCATTTCGTTCCGAACATAAGCATAGGAATACCCATAGTGGAGGCGATTGCCCGGATGGAATCGCCTCCCCAGATGGATATACACCTGATGATCGATAGTCCCGAGAAATTCACGGAGAAATTCATAGACGCGGGTTCTCCTCACGTGAAAATTGTCACGGTCCAGATGGAGGCCTGCAACCTTCTCTACAGCGCCCTCTCATCCATAAGGTGGAGAGGGGTTATGACCGGGGTGGCCCTTAACCCCGCAACCCCGATCGGCGTGATCGAGGAAAAGCTGATGGAGCTTATAGACGTGATAGTGATAATGACCGTGGAGCCGGGATTCGGGGGTCAGAAATTCATTCCCGAGATGCTGTCGAAAATAAGAGACCTGAGGTCTCTTCTTGACAAGATGGATGGAGATGGAAAGAAGCCGCTTATTGAAGCTGACGGCGGGATAAATCTCGGGAACATAAGGGAAGTGATCGAGGCCGGAGCGGACATAGTGGTAACGGGGTCCGGAATATACAAGACGGAAAACTATGCCGATACGATGTCGGCCATGCGCGAGATGATGGAGTAGGGGCCAGACCCGAGGGCTACGTGTTTTTCCGGGGGAAGATGAAGTCTCAAGAGCGAAACTACATAGCCGACATAGAGCGGTATTTTCTCGGGCTTGCGGGAAAGGGCCTTATGCTTTCAGCCAGGGACTACAGTTTTATAAGGGAACTTGGCGAAAGATCAGTCTCAAAGGAAATGGTAATTAAGGCTATAGCCTACGGCTTTGAGCAAAAGAGGCAGAGGGGAGCCCAGGAGCCGAGGGGGCTTTTTAACCTAAGGCATGAAATTGAGGATTACCTGAGAACGCATTCGGTAGAACGGGAATCGAAACAGGCAACACCCCGGAACGCCGCTTTTACGAGAAGCAGTATAATAGAACAGGTCCTAAAGAGGCTTGACAGGATCATAGTTGAGGAAAAAAGAGAGGATATACGGGGGAAATACGAGGAACTCAGGCGCAGGGTTGGAGAGACGGACGGCGCGGGGTCCGCTAACATATACAAACAGTTTGATTTGTTGTGGCGGGATTTCATGGGGGGTGTTTTCTCAGGTCTTTCCGCCGAGAGGCAAAAGCAGATAACCGATGCCGCGCTGAGCAGGATTCCCGCCAAGGCGAAACTCTACGACGAGGATGCCAGGAGAAAGACCCTTAACGCCTTCAGGGATGAAATCGTATGCGAGACTCTCGGCATAAATAATGTTTTCACGATGAAGTAACATGGCCAGAAGAAAACGGATCATTATGGATTGTCGAAAATGTTCCGGCGGTGGGTACATGATCTCACCTGAGAACGGTCAGTACGCCCGCGCGGAGGTCTGCGACTGCGTTTCCGAATGCAGTGACTGCGGGGGGACCGGAACGGTATTTTTGGTGAATGAAAGAGGCTACAGGTATCTTGAGCGCTGCGGGCTCTGCGGAATGGTGAGGCTTAAGGTCAGAAGGTACAACAACGCGAAGATTCCTTCAAAGTACGCCGGCGTTCTTCAGTCAGACGATATAGACCCCCGTGACAACAGCCAGTTTGAGGCAATGACCTACGTGAAGTCGTTTGTCGACAAGTACCCGGAGGAAAAAGGCTTTCTGCTTATGGGAGGTCCCGGGCTTGCCAAAACACGCCTGGCAGTAGGGGCCATAGCGGAGCTTACGCTTCAGAAAGCCGTTGAATGCGTGTTTACCGATTTCTTCTTTCTGCTTGGAGACCTGCGGAAGGCGTATTCCGAGGGAATTCCCGAAAACGAGATAATAGGACCGCTAATAAGCGCGGAAATTCTGGTTATAGACGAGATGGGGAAAGGCAAGAGTTCCGAATGGGAGCAGAACATCCTCGATCAGCTTATCTCCAAGCGTTACAACTCCTCAAAGAAGACTCTTGTTACCACCAATTATGTGGCCAGGGAGTCACTGCCCAATAAATCCAGGAATAAAAAAACGGAAATACTTGAGGACAGGGTGGGGGAGAGGATAGCTTCAAGGCTTTATGAGATGTGCACCCCGCTTTTCATCGAGGGAAGCGATTACAGGAAAAGCGAAATCTCCTCGTAAGATGTCGCCCGGTTCAACCGGGAGATTGGAAGCTATCGTCACGCCGGCATGGTTTCAATAAGAATTTATTGTGGGGATTATTGATGTTTGTTTTTCTTTAGTGGCGGAGGTGATGTTATGGGAAAGATGAAGGACAGGTCATCAGGCATGGTAAATATCTCCGTGAAGGTTCCTGCTGAAATTGCCGAAATACTGGGCAAGGTATCGAAAGCGGAGGAAAGGCCAAAAAGCTATTACTTAAGGAAGGGATTGGAACTGTTTTTGATGGCTAGGCTGGAGAATTTGGAGGACCATGAAGAGGCTGCCGAAGCTTACAAGGAATTTATGGCCTCAGGGGAAAAATCGGTTTCCTTTTCTGAACTCAAGGAAGAACTGAACCTTTAGAGTTATACCACTGCCACTGCCTGATCTAAAAGTTCCAATATTTCGAATAAATTCTTCTGATTTCCGAGACGGTATGTTCGCAGGTTGTCCGCTTGGGATCAAAACCGGTATCCGATGTTTTAAGATCGAGTATCTCCTCTATGACCGACTTCATGATCAGTCCCATCTCCGCCGTGTTGTAGCCGCCCTCAAGCAAAAAGGCGATATTTCCACCGCAGTGTCTCTCGGCGAGTCGCATAACGAATCTTGTAAGCCTGGCGAAACCTTCCGAGGTAACCAGCATTCCTCCCAGCGGATCGATCTGGTAAGCGTCAAAGCCCGCGGAGATGAGAATGAATTCCGGGGAATACTGTTCCACCACGGGTTCGAGTATCTCGGCGAAGATTCTGAGGTAATCTTCATCTCCCAGCATCGCGGGGCAGGGGACGTTAACCGTGTACCCAAGTCCCTCTTTGTATCCGAGTTCCTTTAAGCTTCCTGTGCCGGGGTAAAACGGGAACTGGTGCACAGAAAAGAAGAGCACACTGCTTGAATCATAGAAGATATGCTGGGTGCCGTTCCCGTGGTGCACGTCCCAGTCTATGATCAGGACTCTTTCAAGACCGCAGTTGGCCAACAGGTGGGCCCCGGCGACCGCCATGTGATTAAACAGGCAGAACCCCATCGCCCTGTCGTGTTCAGCGTGATGTCCGGGAGGACGGGGGAGTACGAACGCGGTATCGATTTTCCCTGAAAGAATATCGTTTACCGAGCATATAAGCCCCCCGGAACCCGCAAGCGCGGCGTCAAAAGAAACTTCGCACGTAGAGGTGTCGGCATCAAGCTGCGAGAACTCCTTGCCGGAGGTGCTTTTGACCATATCGAAATAGGGCTTGCTGTGTACGAGAGTGATCTCTTCCTCCGTCGCGGGCCTTGTGTCGGCGGAAACCGTTTTCTCCATAAGACCCGAACTCTCAAGCGCTCCCAGAATGCTGGTCAGTCTTTCCGGACACTCCGGATGTCCGGGAGGGTTCTGGTGAGCCAGGAAAAGATCGTTACTTACTATCGAGAGTCTCTTCATTTTGGATCGTCTCTTTAAGATAACCTATCAGGTAAAAGGAACCACAAACACAAGCTGCTTCTCCGTAGCTAAGAAGCTTTTCATATGCCTCCAGAGGGTCTTTTACCGTCTCGACCGAGTCGAACTGTCCCCGGGTAAGCGCCAGAATTTTTTCCGTTCCCAAAGACTTCTTGACTCCGGCAAGTTCCGTTATGATCAGTTTTCCCGAAACGCGGGAGAGCGTCTCGGTGAATCCTCCGATGTCTTTGTTCTCAAGCATCGTTATCAGGAAATTGAATTTTTTCCCCGGATGATAAAACTCAAGGGACTTAACAAGGTTCTCCCCCGCGGCGAGGTTGTGCGCGCCGTCGATTATAACGGGAGTTTCCCTGTTCAAGTATTCCATTCGCCCCCCCAGGCTGACTCCCGCAAGAGCCTCTTTTATTTTTTCCGGGTCCGTTTTGTAGCGGGTATGCATTGTCAGCAACTCGGCTGCCGCTATGGATATAACGGCGTTTTCCACCTGGTGCGTGCCCGCGAGGGAGATTCTGAGTCCCGGAATGTTCCACCTGGGCCCCATGTAATCGAAGCTCAGATCTTCTTTTTCCCCGTAAGTGAACTCTGCTCCGATTCTGTGGCATGTTGAGGAGTTCTCCCGGACCCTGCGCTCGATTACCGAGAGGGCTTCGCCCGTGCATCCTGTCACCACGAGACCGTTTTTTTTGATTATTCCGGCTTTTTCCCCGGCAATCTCACCCAAAGTGTTTCCCAGGTATTCGGTGTGGTCAAAGGACACGTTCGTTATGACGCCTGCCAGGTGATCGCATACGTTTGTCGAGTCCCATCTCCCGCCCATTCCTACTTCAAGCACGCCTACATCTATTGACTTGCCGTTGAAATGAAGAAATGCGGCTGCCGTGAGCGTTTCGAAATAACTGAGCTCCACGCCAATTCTGGCGCAGGCGGCAAAAACCGTGCCGAGGGTTTCTTCGAGCTGCTCCCAGGTTATTTCCTCTCCGTCTACTTTTATTCTTTCCGTGACGTTGATCAGGTGAGGGGAGGTAAAGAGACCTGCGCGATAGCCGTTCACCTCGAATATTGACGCGATACAGGCCGCCACGGACCCCTTGCCGTTAGTTCCGGCAACGGCGACGTAATCCTTTTTCCTGTGAGGAAACCCCAGTTCTTCAAGAACCGCGGTGATTCTGCCGAGCTCCGGTTTTACGCTGTCCACTCCCTTTAGGCGGAGTTTTTTCAGATTCTCAAACATTTTGGGCCTACAGGGTTAAAGATAGCACATGCCGGCTTGATATCCCTCCTAGGTTGCAGGAGCGTTTTTTTCGAATCCGCAAGGGCGGGACGGAGATCCGAGTTTGGGTGATCAGTCCTCAAGTATAACTACGGCGACGGAGTATTCCCCGTCGTGTGATATGGTGGTATGAATTCGGGTCAGGCCCCTTTGTTCAGCGATTTCCTTTGTGCTTCCCCTGAGGTCTATGAAGGGTTTTCCAAGCTCGTTGCGCTTGACCGCTATGTTGTGAAATTTTATTCCCCGTCTGAACCCGGTGCCTAGCGCCTTCACGAAGGCTTCCTTGACCGCGTAGTTGGCGGCATAGCTTATGTTTCTGTTTTTGCCGTCACCATTTTGCGCGAGTTCATCATCGGTGAAGACTTTTCGAAGGAATTTCTCCCCCCACCTCTCAATAAGGTTCTCTATGCGACTGTTACGAACCATATCGATGCCTATGCCTGAAACCATCTCTTTTTGCCTTATGCCCTGCTGTAGAGAAATACTATAGCAGATCAATCATGTCTCTTACGGCTTCCTCCATTCCGGAGAGAACCGCCCGTGAAATTATGCTGTGGCCGATGTTGAGTTCCTCAATCCCGTCTATCTGTGAAACCGCGGTCACGTTAACGTAGTTGAGCCCGTGACCGGCGGATACCCTGAGTCGGTGGGAGAGGGCGTCTTCCGTTGATTTTCTGATCTTGTCAAGTTCCATCATCATCCCGGTCTCGTCGCGGGCGTTTGCGTAACTTCCAGTGTGGAGTTCAACCATATGAGCGCCGGTCTGCGCGGAGGCGCTTATCTGTTCGGGGTCAGGGTCTATGAAAATGCTTACGAACAGCCCGGAACTCTTCAGTTTTTCAATCCCCGCGGCAATTCTCTCCGTATCCCCGCGCACGTCAAGTCCTCCTTCAGTGGTTATCTCCTGCCTTTTTTCCGGAACAAGGGTCACGACGTCGGGAAGCGTCTCGCACGCAATCTCGATCATTTCATCCGTTACGGCCATTTCCATGTTAAGCTTCGTCCGCACCGTCTGTCTCAGCAGAAGAAGGTCCCTTTCCTGAATGTGTCGGCGGTCTTCACGAAGGTGGACCACTATTCCGCTCGCTCCGGCCAGTTCAGCCTGCGCGGCTGCGGTCACGGGGTCGGGCTCGTCTCCCATCCTTGCCTGTCTCAGGGTTGCCACATGGTCAACGTTTACGTTCAGCCTGGTTTTCATCTACAGATTTCCTGTT
The sequence above is a segment of the Candidatus Dadabacteria bacterium genome. Coding sequences within it:
- the metK gene encoding methionine adenosyltransferase, giving the protein MSPKNFIFTSESVTEGHPDKIADQISDAILDAMIEQDPGSRVGCETLITTGLVVISAEITTKAQVDIRQIARDTIREIGYTDSAMGFDADTCSVLLTIDRQSPDIALGVDKKGAGDQGLMFGYACDETPEFMPSPILYAHNLAKRLSEVRKDGTLPFLRPDGKSQVTFRYEDGKPVGVDAVVISSQHSKEVSRGDLMEGIRENVINPCIGTLVSESTKIHINPTGNFVTGGPMGDTGLTGRKIIVDTYGGWSRHGGGAFSGKDPSKVDRSATYMARYVAKNIVAASLASRCEVQIAYAIGVAEPVSVMIDTFGTAAVAEEKISEAVREIFDFTPEGIISHLGLRRPIYRKTASYGHFGRNEETFSWEKTDRVAELKKALENA
- the acpS gene encoding holo-ACP synthase — translated: MVSGIGIDMVRNSRIENLIERWGEKFLRKVFTDDELAQNGDGKNRNISYAANYAVKEAFVKALGTGFRRGIKFHNIAVKRNELGKPFIDLRGSTKEIAEQRGLTRIHTTISHDGEYSVAVVILED
- a CDS encoding ATP-binding protein — translated: MISPENGQYARAEVCDCVSECSDCGGTGTVFLVNERGYRYLERCGLCGMVRLKVRRYNNAKIPSKYAGVLQSDDIDPRDNSQFEAMTYVKSFVDKYPEEKGFLLMGGPGLAKTRLAVGAIAELTLQKAVECVFTDFFFLLGDLRKAYSEGIPENEIIGPLISAEILVIDEMGKGKSSEWEQNILDQLISKRYNSSKKTLVTTNYVARESLPNKSRNKKTEILEDRVGERIASRLYEMCTPLFIEGSDYRKSEISS
- a CDS encoding Mur ligase family protein, whose translation is MFENLKKLRLKGVDSVKPELGRITAVLEELGFPHRKKDYVAVAGTNGKGSVAACIASIFEVNGYRAGLFTSPHLINVTERIKVDGEEITWEQLEETLGTVFAACARIGVELSYFETLTAAAFLHFNGKSIDVGVLEVGMGGRWDSTNVCDHLAGVITNVSFDHTEYLGNTLGEIAGEKAGIIKKNGLVVTGCTGEALSVIERRVRENSSTCHRIGAEFTYGEKEDLSFDYMGPRWNIPGLRISLAGTHQVENAVISIAAAELLTMHTRYKTDPEKIKEALAGVSLGGRMEYLNRETPVIIDGAHNLAAGENLVKSLEFYHPGKKFNFLITMLENKDIGGFTETLSRVSGKLIITELAGVKKSLGTEKILALTRGQFDSVETVKDPLEAYEKLLSYGEAACVCGSFYLIGYLKETIQNEETLDSK
- a CDS encoding pyridoxine 5'-phosphate synthase, giving the protein MKTRLNVNVDHVATLRQARMGDEPDPVTAAAQAELAGASGIVVHLREDRRHIQERDLLLLRQTVRTKLNMEMAVTDEMIEIACETLPDVVTLVPEKRQEITTEGGLDVRGDTERIAAGIEKLKSSGLFVSIFIDPDPEQISASAQTGAHMVELHTGSYANARDETGMMMELDKIRKSTEDALSHRLRVSAGHGLNYVNVTAVSQIDGIEELNIGHSIISRAVLSGMEEAVRDMIDLL
- a CDS encoding histone deacetylase encodes the protein MKRLSIVSNDLFLAHQNPPGHPECPERLTSILGALESSGLMEKTVSADTRPATEEEITLVHSKPYFDMVKSTSGKEFSQLDADTSTCEVSFDAALAGSGGLICSVNDILSGKIDTAFVLPRPPGHHAEHDRAMGFCLFNHMAVAGAHLLANCGLERVLIIDWDVHHGNGTQHIFYDSSSVLFFSVHQFPFYPGTGSLKELGYKEGLGYTVNVPCPAMLGDEDYLRIFAEILEPVVEQYSPEFILISAGFDAYQIDPLGGMLVTSEGFARLTRFVMRLAERHCGGNIAFLLEGGYNTAEMGLIMKSVIEEILDLKTSDTGFDPKRTTCEHTVSEIRRIYSKYWNF
- the rpe gene encoding ribulose-phosphate 3-epimerase, producing the protein MKKLLAPSILSCDYLRLEDEVTAVCEAGADLIHVDVMDGHFVPNISIGIPIVEAIARMESPPQMDIHLMIDSPEKFTEKFIDAGSPHVKIVTVQMEACNLLYSALSSIRWRGVMTGVALNPATPIGVIEEKLMELIDVIVIMTVEPGFGGQKFIPEMLSKIRDLRSLLDKMDGDGKKPLIEADGGINLGNIREVIEAGADIVVTGSGIYKTENYADTMSAMREMME